One window from the genome of Lachancea thermotolerans CBS 6340 chromosome B complete sequence encodes:
- the BNI5 gene encoding Bni5p (weakly similar to uniprot|P53890 Saccharomyces cerevisiae YNL166C BNI5 Protein involved in organization of septins at the mother-bud neck may interact directly with the Cdc11p septin localizes to bud neck in a septin-dependent manner) has product MDQETLRKRMSQIELEIDEMNQVIDENLQLAEPHGDEPPEHEKKKRWDSGTSKDPETGPEEPETQQVIEAELFLRSATRPVPPSIPAATELGKEQRTKPALENEPTHSEHMNQPPAERVPLEQTPSDGGVSLAPSQYVDAPEAVPAQSSSKSEAAPADIGLRETQPLNGISSRQAGSVGSAGSPRESQPSTETAETPSSEVDREQPDEHLQPPSEEFTTTASRGFKAASREDARKEMPQQSTLGNNEPQEASAGMSFDENSPSTQSSAGSKQPVSPDSTQSSPQLNLPKTRNPAFPGKRATSNPNPFRVVSVTSKQTEDVSPAQKLQTRHDYLARKCIKLQREIQYLSDLRDRGAVAPEDARKINSALEKLQEYLDLKTKERYEIGVLLSRQLRREIDRGENGQFWVGH; this is encoded by the coding sequence ATGGACCAGGAAACGCTGCGGAAGCGAATGTCACAAATTGAGCTGGAAATCGATGAGATGAATCAAGTTATTGACGAGAATCTCCAGCTAGCAGAGCCGCATGGGGACGAGCCGCCCGAGcatgaaaagaagaagagatggGACAGCGGCACTAGCAAGGACCCGGAAACTGGACCGGAAGAGCCCGAAACGCAGCAGGTCATCGAAGCCGAACTGTTTTTGCGGTCTGCGACTCGGCCAGTGCCTCCCTCGATACCCGCTGCTACGGAGCTCGGGAAGGAGCAGCGCACAAAGCCTGCGCTGGAGAACGAGCCCACGCATTCGGAACATATGAACCAGCCGCCAGCTGAGCGCGTACCGTTGGAACAAACGCCTTCCGATGGTGGAGTGTCTCTAGCGCCATCGCAATACGTCGATGCACCAGAGGCTGTTCCGGCGCAATCATCTTCTAAAAGCGAGGCTGCACCCGCTGATATAGGACTTAGAGAAACACAGCCCTTAAACGGTATCTCCTCCCGCCAGGCAGGCTCTGTTGGCTCTGCGGGCTCGCCGCGCGAGTCGCAACCTTCGACAGAAACCGCAGAAACGCCCTCGAGCGAAGTGGACAGAGAACAGCCAGATGAACATCTACAACCACCCTCTGAAGAATTTACTACGACGGCATCTCGTGGGTTCAAGGCTGCGTCAAGGGAGGATGCCCGCAAGGAAATGCCGCAGCAAAGCACTCTTGGCAACAATGAACCACAGGAGGCTAGTGCCGGCATGTCCTTTGATGAGAACAGTCCGTCGACGCAGTCAAGCGCGGGATCCAAGCAACCGGTGAGCCCTGACTCCACTCAGTCGTCCCCACAACTGAACCTGCCCAAAACAAGAAACCCCGCATTCCCCGGAAAGCGCGCTACTTCTAACCCCAATCCCTTCAGAGTCGTTTCTGTCACAAGCAAGCAGACTGAAGACGTCTCTCCAGCGCAGAAACTACAAACACGCCACGACTACCTTGCCCGCAAGTGCATCAAACTTCAACGCGAGATACAGTATCTGAGCGATCTGCGCGATCGTGGAGCCGTGGCTCCAGAAGATGCGCGTAAGATTAACTCTGCGCTAGAGAAGCTACAAGAATACCTCGACCTCAAGACTAAAGAGCGCTACGAAATAGGTGTCTTGCTGAGTAGACAGCTGCGGCGTGAGATCGACCGCGGCGAGAACGGTCAGTTCTGGGTCGGTCATTAG
- the DSE2 gene encoding Dse2p (some similarities with uniprot|P38844 Saccharomyces cerevisiae YHR143W DSE2 daughter-specific expression protein 2), whose product MQFKLSTIATALTFLSSMVCADSNVRYITSDGVVYSFAVITSTIKPATTYVTTRYYTTTEVVPVTLSNQVVSSSTKAVTKTSTLEVVSSTAPAESSSLTPESTSTLSSSQQPDTTSSQSQSSNTRSTLSTAIQSSSAASASSTFSLISSSIPASSSPRSTFVSSTDVSSSVSSATYSASSASSSSSSSAIASSTSSAFSSTSNTPGISSSSASATSASSASKSSSTITKSSPSVTSIASSTLSLEGEAFTTEYDEDGSCTVYYEDDDDYYTTVYLTDSSQSVDAYTTYTSTRTVYETIST is encoded by the coding sequence atgcaatTCAAACTTTCCACAATCGCTACTGCTTTAACTTTTCTATCCTCGATGGTATGCGCCGATTCCAATGTGAGATATATCACATCTGATGGCGTGGTTTACAGCTTTGCCGTTATCACTAGCACCATCAAGCCTGCTACTACTTACGTGACCACCAGGTATTATACCACTACCGAGGTGGTGCCTGTGACATTGTCCAATCAAGTTGTTTCTTCGTCCACAAAGGCTGTGACCAAGACTTCAACCTTGGAAGTGGTCAGCAGCACGGCACCTGCCGAGTCGTCTAGCCTGACGCCAGAAAGCACGTCAACGCTTTCCTCCAGCCAGCAGCCCGATACAACGTCTTCACAGTCGCAGTCCTCTAATACCCGCTCGACACTATCAACCGCCATCCAAAGTTCTTCGGCTGCTAGTGCCTCAAGcaccttttctttgatatcTTCATCTATCCCAGCTAGCTCGTCCCCTCGCTCGACCTTCGTTAGCTCAACTGATGTTTCTTCTAGCGTCTCCTCAGCGACCTATTCTGCATCAAGTGCTTCTagttcttcctcttccagTGCTATTGCCTCCTCAACCTCAAGTGCTTTCAGTTCCACTTCAAATACTCCTGGTATCTCCTCTTCTAGTGCTTCTGCTACTTCTGCATCAAGTGCTTCCAAGTCGTCCTCCACCATCACCAAGTCTAGCCCATCCGTTACTTCtattgcttcttcaacgctCTCCCTGGAAGGAGAGGCTTTCACAACCGAGTATGACGAGGATGGATCGTGCACAGTCTACTACGAAGATGACGACGATTATTACACAACGGTATACTTGACCGACTCAAGCCAGTCCGTGGATGCTTACACAACATACACCAGCACAAGAACAGTTTACGAAACGATATCAACATAA
- a CDS encoding KLTH0B06710p (weakly similar to uniprot|P38723 Saccharomyces cerevisiae YHL048W COS8 Nuclear membrane protein member of a family of conserved often subtelomerically-encoded proteins regulation suggests a potential role in the unfolded protein response) — MRGTFKEDPEAHELRNPKTHYRNKASWELAQMATGLSIPKWMSSGLIICMFIAAHDVYYERAPARSWHRQQLYNVLLSSFAMLFESPYQKIKRTIKLQMEQLCREVLEGNPGMQIEQWDLVAQRLNDFLHAEGHWPVTNPLFDGHMCHSLFRKLVVHPVNKKLLATRVQRATVDAREGELSTRTSAASEPAKDTIACYESGMREWWARNAKPEKQEGIDVACRKLPKEVVWSKVGWQFSVAMAALVQTRAFIPISFLSFIGLGTVYSIDTIFRLTPVVLSNVFWGIILSPALRDTDVNARDLMELWATIVAVEPRGDTSEWDRVASHMNKYLVTASAAGRAAQFYDGENCMQRFKKWYSASLLPKEGQVDARFEDLQPYIEAAMDAASED, encoded by the coding sequence ATGAGAGgaactttcaaagaggaCCCTGAGGCTCATGAATTGCGAAACCCGAAAACACACTATAGAAACAAGGCCTCATGGGAGCTGGCGCAAATGGCTACAGGGCTCTCCATACCCAAGTGGATGTCTTCAGGGTTGATCATCTGTATGTTTATTGCGGCTCATGATGTATATTACGAACGCGCACCTGCAAGATCATGGCACCGTCAACAGTTGTACAATGTCCTCCTGTCCAGTTTTGCGATGCTCTTTGAGTCACCTTACCAAAAGATCAAACGGACTATTAAGCTTCAGATGGAGCAGTTATGCAGAGAGGTTCTTGAGGGAAATCCCGGGATGCAGATCGAACAGTGGGATTTGGTGGCACAGCGGCTCAACGACTTTTTGCACGCTGAGGGACATTGGCCCGTTACCAATCCTTTATTCGACGGGCACATGTGTCACTCCCTGTTCAGAAAGTTGGTAGTTCATCCTGtaaacaagaagcttcttgcaaCGCGAGTCCAGCGCGCGACGGTGGATGCGCGAGAAGGAGAGCTGTCAACACGCACATCTGCAGCTAGTGAGCCCGCAAAAGATACCATCGCATGCTATGAGAGCGGTATGCGCGAGTGGTGGGCTAGGAACGCCAAACCTGAGAAACAGGAAGGTATTGATGTCGCGTGCAGGAAACTCCCGAAGGAAGTCGTTTGGAGCAAGGTTGGATGGCAGTTCTCTGTGGCTATGGCTGCTCTCGTCCAAACTAGGGCATTCATACCTATTTCATTTCTGAGTTTCATAGGGCTTGGAACGGTTTACTCAATCGACACAATATTTCGCCTTACCCCCGTGGTGCTGAGCAATGTCTTTTGGGGAATTATACTTTCTCCCGCTTTAAGGGATACTGACGTAAACGCCCGTGATCTCATGGAGCTGTGGGCCACTATTGTTGCCGTTGAGCCTCGCGGAGATACCAGCGAGTGGGACCGCGTTGCAAGCCACATGAACAAGTACCTGGTTACCGCTAGTGCAGCAGGCCGTGCAGCGCAGTTCTACGACGGTGAAAACTGTATGCAGAGGTTCAAGAAGTGGTATTCCGCGTCGCTGCTCCCAAAGGAGGGGCAGGTCGATGCCAGGTTCGAGGACCTGCAGCCCTATATAGAAGCGGCCATGGACGCTGCCAGTGAGGACTAA
- a CDS encoding KLTH0B06688p (conserved hypothetical protein), which translates to MVSPVITIFRIVLAMALSNLFLGFVLFSPLRDNGLGASDLMDLWTTIAAVEPRGDTRGWDRIASYINEYLITNGAPGRLAQFYDGEDCIQRFKKRYSASLLKKKRRGGGKFEDLRS; encoded by the coding sequence ATGGTTAGCCCAGTTATCACAATCTTTCGCATTGTACTTGCCATGGCGCTAAGCAATCTTTTTTTGGGGTTTGTGCTTTTCTCCCCTCTTAGGGATAACGGCTTGGGAGCTTCTGATCTTATGGACCTATGGACCACCAttgctgctgttgaacCCCGTGGAGATACAAGAGGTTGGGACCGCATTGCAAGCTATATAAACGAATACCTGATCACTAATGGTGCACCTGGTCGCCTAGCGCAGTTCTACGACGGTGAAGACTGCATACagaggttcaagaagagGTATTCTGCGTCCctactcaaaaagaagcggCGGGGAGGCGGTAAGTTTGAAGACCTGCGGTCCTAA
- the IBD2 gene encoding Ibd2p (weakly similar to uniprot|P53892 Saccharomyces cerevisiae YNL164C IBD2 Component of the BUB2-dependent spindle checkpoint pathway interacts with Bfa1p and functions upstream of Bub2p and Bfa1p), with product MCPSNNTSIEVVSKDGPVDFNVMMQEGVKALTKVLADHLQDHPDYLKQQSMKLVFNNDIDKSGENGEAAGTSEEDAKQITATKSAGDEEIEEADLRNKSNYHMCKEMSPQTHKLSSLYSPSKNKQSPSIAQPSEFDCEEGELVFDYGEQDLMSLPGEFGDSIKKMVASSMAQDPSGRHSNINIDLDVDDTLSDNNDSPEPNSFSDQPSQKQHGHQKHRRCRHGGDSNREHEFEYPHHPKVTPDFASLITYDQPLCMFCEYYFVFGEPPKNMIKWFQRTGGRDTSAHCRSYQRHSNSTQH from the coding sequence ATGTGCCCTTCTAATAATACATCCATAGAGGTGGTCTCCAAAGATGGTCCAGTCGATTTTAATGTCATGATGCAAGAGGGCGTCAAAGCACTCACCAAGGTTCTGGCTGACCATCTGCAAGATCACCCAGACTATCTCAAACAGCAGTCCATGAAACTGGTATTCAACAACGATATTGATAAATCTGGAGAGAATGGGGAAGCAGCTGGAAcctcagaagaagatgctaAACAGATAACGGCCACAAAGAGCGCTGGGGACGAAGAGATAGAGGAAGCGGACCTGAGGAACAAGAGCAACTACCACATGTGTAAGGAAATGTCGCCACAAACCCACAAGCTCTCTTCACTGTACAGTCCCTCGAAAAACAAACAATCCCCATCCATAGCTCAGCCAAGTGAATTTGATTGCGAGGAAGGCGAGCTGGTTTTTGATTATGGTGAACAAGATCTGATGTCACTTCCGGGTGAATTCGGCGACAGTATCAAGAAGATGGTCGCTTCAAGCATGGCCCAGGATCCGTCGGGGCGTCACTCTAACATAAACATCGACCTCGATGTTGATGACACGCTTAGCGACAATAACGATTCTCCGGAACCGAACTCGTTTTCAGACCAGCCTTCCCAAAAACAGCATGGTCACCAAAAACATCGCAGATGCCGACATGGAGGCGATAGCAACCGGGAGCACGAGTTTGAGTACCCACACCATCCAAAAGTTACACCAGATTTTGCCAGCTTGATTACGTACGACCAGCCCTTATGCATGTTCTGCGAATACTACTTCGTTTTCGGAGAACCCCCCAAAAACATGATCAAATGGTTTCAAAGAACGGGTGGCCGGGACACTTCTGCACACTGTCGCTCTTACCAAAGACACAGCAATTCTACCCAACACTGA
- the RPC10 gene encoding DNA-directed RNA polymerase core subunit RPC10 (highly similar to uniprot|P40422 Saccharomyces cerevisiae YHR143W-A RPC10 RNA polymerase subunit ABC10-alpha common to RNA polymerases I II and III) — MSREGFQIPTNLDAAAAGTAAARTATLKYICAECSSKLSLSRTDPVRCKDCGHRILLKARTKRMVQFEAR; from the coding sequence ATGTCTCGTGAAGGATTCCAGATCCCCACTAACCTCGATGCTGCCGCGGCTGGTACTGCCGCGGCCAGAACTGCGACGCTGAAGTACATCTGCGCCGAATGTTCGAGCAAGCTGTCGCTATCGAGAACAGACCCCGTTCGTTGCAAGGACTGCGGTCACCGTATCTTGCTCAAGGCACGTACCAAGCGTATGGTCCAGTTTGAGGCCCGTTAG
- the SKO1 gene encoding Sko1p (some similarities with uniprot|Q02100 Saccharomyces cerevisiae YNL167C SKO1 Basic leucine zipper (bZIP) transcription factor of the ATF/CREB family that forms a complex with Tup1p and Ssn6p to both activate and repress transcription cytosolic and nuclear protein involved in the osmotic and oxidative stress responses) — MNECQTGTALQRKCHAHSYWLRHTLALITRSSSPTGQLGTYCSAKHVPASTVLSSSARTDYRVAPERAQLSATRSSLPAARAQETVAATYRQAQPVTSPSAMRASDPPANDASLVSSFDLEPNPFEQSFASSDKPHGAGGAGVAGHQQVQRARQQSQSQSQSQPQSQPQSQPQLQGQSQQPTPSQPTLPSVHSAQSAASAQPKLPVIPTTPGGSRRLPPLLLANPAPAPATATTAVTATNALATPSAPQHGASAGGSQQAPQVPQASAGSATPGFFINLSKTGLTPNESGLRTGLTPGILTAAAPPHPPPPVSLPSGQFTPGLSSLLGLPLGQQPGQQQQAAQQPQQPQQTQQVSQQPAQQQQQQQQQQQQQQQQQQQQQQLPPHPAMSWSHSSSTAVSSDPSTTSSQNVKPRNNTSSSSSSSLAQDGTSALSLSEPAQKRQKLSSALPAKKPKNSEPSPLDVKDEQERKRKEFLERNRVAASKFRKRKKEYIKKIESDLQFYEAEYDDLSQCMDKLCGISKQTINSSLVGMLKQALLRHDVTSSLTVCNHIEQVLLQTKYVQRGGRNPRREEEEKRRMESPDADINSDSTYPRRASLATASTDGYHTSQLQPHQLQSHIRPDAGPQLSAADHATGTINNLPLVINGNTLLGLGDIQDPSHNAGAGTVTMSRPTSLTSLQPENNRSVPLHEYPNSN; from the coding sequence ATGAACGAGTGCCAAACAGGTACAGCACTGCAGAGAAAGTGTCACGCTCATTCGTACTGGCTCAGACACACGCTCGCGCTCATCACACGCTCAAGTTCACCCACCGGCCAGCTGGGGACATATTGCAGTGCGAAACACGTTCCTGCATCTACCGTTTTGTCGTCTAGTGCACGCACCGATTACAGAGTCGCACCAGAGCGAGCGCAGCTGTCAGCCACGAGAAGTTCGCTACCCGCCGCCCGAGCGCAGGAGACCGTGGCAGCTACGTACCGCCAGGCACAGCCCGTCACCAGTCCGTCCGCGATGCGCGCGTCCGACCCCCCCGCGAATGACGCGTCCCTGGTCTCGTCTTTTGACCTCGAGCCCAACCCGTTTGAGCAGAGCTTCGCGTCCAGCGACAAGCCGCACGGTgccggcggcgccggcgtCGCTGGGCACCAGCAAGTGCAGCGTGCGCGCCAGCAGTCGCAGTCTCAGTCGCAGTCGCAACCGCAGTCGCAACCGCAATCACAGCCGCAGTTGCAGGGCCAGAGCCAGCAGCCCACGCCTTCGCAGCCTACGTTGCCCTCTGTCCATTCCGCCCAGTCCGCGGCATCCGCCCAGCCCAAGCTCCCTGTGATCCCCACGACGCCCGGCGGATCCAGAAGATTGCCCCCACTTCTTCTCGCGAAcccggcgcccgcgcccgcaACCGCGACGACCGCAGTCACAGCCACCAACGCGCTGGCCACACCGAGTGCGCCCCAGCACGGCGCCTCGGCTGGAGGGTCTCAGCAGGCCCCTCAAGTCCCGCAGGCGTCTGCCGGCTCCGCAACTCCTGGCTTCTTTATCAATCTATCAAAGACCGGTCTGACGCCAAACGAGTCTGGCCTCCGGACAGGCCTCACCCCAGGTATTTTGACGGCCGCGGCGCCACCTCACCCGCCTCCGCCGGTGTCATTGCCTTCGGGTCAGTTTACGCCGGGTCTCTCTTCTCTGCTCGGCCTCCCTCTGGGCCAGCAGCCAGgccaacagcagcaggccGCGCAACAGCCTCAACAGCCTCAGCAAACTCAGCAGGTATCTCAGCAGCCtgcacagcagcaacaacaacagcagcaacaacagcagcaacaacagcagcaacaacagcagcagcagcagctcccaCCACATCCTGCAATGTCGTGGAgtcattcttcttccacTGCGGTGAGCTCAGATCCCTCTACCACTTCTAGTCAGAACGTGAAACCTAGGAACAACAcatcctcgtcgtcctcgagCAGCCTTGCTCAAGATGGGACAAGCGCTCTGTCCCTCAGTGAGCCTGCGCAGAAGCGTCAAAAGCTGAGCTCTGCGCTACCTGCTAAGAAACCTAAAAACTCGGAGCCCTCGCCGCTCGACGTCAAAGACGAACAAGAGCGCAAGCGCAAGGAGTTCCTCGAACGCAACCGCGTTGCCGCATCAAAGTTCCGCAAGCGTAAGAAGGAGtatatcaaaaagattgaAAGCGACCTGCAATTCTACGAAGCCGAGTACGACGACCTAAGTCAATGCATGGACAAGCTCTGTGGTATCTCGAAACAGACCATCAATTCTAGTCTCGTTGGCATGCTTAAACAGGCCCTTTTGCGCCACGACGTGACCTCCTCACTCACTGTCTGCAATCACATTGAACAGGTGCTTTTGCAAACGAAGTACGTGCAGCGGGGTGGTCGAAACCCCAGGCGtgaggaggaagagaagaGGCGTATGGAAAGCCCTGACGCTGATATCAACTCAGATTCCACCTATCCGCGGCGCGCCTCTTTGGCTACCGCGTCCACAGATGGCTACCACACTTCGCAGCTGCAACCGCACCAACTGCAGTCTCACATCAGGCCCGACGCGGGCCCGCAACTTAGTGCTGCCGACCACGCCACGGGCACTATAAACAACCTGCCTCTTGTCATCAACGGTAATACTCTCCTGGGTCTTGGCGACATTCAGGATCCTTCACACAACGCTGGAGCAGGCACAGTCACCATGAGTAGGCCCACCTCCCTCACCAGCCTTCAACCAGAAAATAACCGGTCGGTGCCTTTGCATGAATATCCCAATTCCAACTAA
- a CDS encoding uncharacterized protein (similar to uniprot|P53891 Saccharomyces cerevisiae YNL165W Hypothetical ORF), producing MDRVRNLVRRSNGSRANRENNASVLRDPVASDSDQATLVESKRSDERRSHNEEGVTLQRRNSETSTIGDLRVSGFVNRCPLFHDLRHIVFASTVMGKGFYAFPSIESFQKFRENKRRLDELHDEQALGFPLFHAVPVNVFRTIIKRSLPMMKIYRFVLVDTSVPGEAEKYQENETCTLMAQLGATCVYKLEFCQVYQRIHTNTSFVEYKFTFRIDNRPENNLFSMRMVNHVHRRDTDSRINDLNLRWLGTSGLASPFGSGTFQLAVLDDGIASYLDELPGSSREQLGRAADQPRSPWQMPVWATYSDGKATFIPKKRTLRVADFKIKELAQCCQGLQDVPWDTLVLTCMCMVLHDLEARKDRRSMNVTAGNDMALASFSFM from the coding sequence ATGGACAGGGTCAGGAACCTGGTCAGGAGATCTAACGGTTCCCGAGCAAATCGGGAAAACAATGCCTCTGTTTTAAGGGATCCAGTCGCTAGCGATAGCGACCAAGCGACTTTAGTGGAGAGCAAGAGATCAGATGAGCGTCGGTCGCATAATGAAGAGGGCGTTACCCTTCAGAGAAGGAATTCAGAGACCAGTACCATTGGTGATTTAAGGGTCTCAGGGTTCGTCAACCGTTGCCCTCTTTTTCACGACCTACGTCACATAGTATTCGCAAGCACGGTAATGGGTAAGGGCTTCTACGCGTTCCCCAGCATCGAGTCGTTCCAGAAATTCCGTGAGAATAAGCGGCGTCTTGATGAGCTGCATGACGAGCAAGCGCTTGGATTCCCGCTGTTTCACGCCGTGCCTGTGAACGTGTTTCGCACGATcatcaaaagaagcttgccAATGATGAAGATCTACCGCTTTGTGCTTGTGGACACGAGTGTCCCAGGCGAGGCTGAGAAGTATCAGGAGAACGAGACATGCACGCTGATGGCGCAGCTGGGAGCCACCTGTGTTTACAAGCTTGAGTTCTGCCAAGTTTACCAAAGAATCCACACGAATACGAGCTTTGTAGAGTACAAGTTTACATTCCGCATCGACAATCGGCCAGAAAACAATCTTTTCTCCATGAGGATGGTCAATCACGTTCACCGCCGAGATACAGACTCGCGGATCAACGACCTGAATCTGCGGTGGTTGGGTACTAGTGGGTTGGCATCGCCATTCGGCTCAGGCACCTTCCAGTTGGCAGTGCTAGACGATGGCATTGCCTCTTACCTCGACGAGCTGCCTGGAAGCTCGCGCGAGCAGCTCGGAAGGGCTGCTGATCAGCCGCGTTCCCCGTGGCAGATGCCGGTGTGGGCCACTTATAGTGATGGAAAGGCTACGTTCATTCCTAAGAAAAGAACTCTTAGAGTCgcagacttcaaaattaaagaGCTTGCTCAGTGTTGCCAAGGGTTGCAGGACGTTCCCTGGGACACACTGGTTCTTACCTGTATGTGCATGGTCCTACACGATCTTGAAGCCCGCAAAGATCGCAGATCAATGAATGTGACAGCTGGAAACGATATGGCCCTTGCAAGCTTTTCCTTCATGTAA
- the FMP41 gene encoding Fmp41p (similar to uniprot|P53889 Saccharomyces cerevisiae YNL168C FMP41 The authentic non-tagged protein was localized to mitochondria) — translation MFKVFYILILWFYCFTCFRCAPIRPVGTGRWRLGILRGCTYLGIFSRLFGSSHKGSLTTTHQQKLGKGCHQSKMDYSYLKAARKIVCIGRNYAAHVKELNNPFPKQPFFFLKPSSSIVTPHDKQAPQETRQHAECSYRGLNADGTNPGAIMIPEGVKVHHEVELALIIGDYISNASPSAFGPKELRRAISGIALSLDLTARNVQDEAKRKGLPWSIGKGFDTFLPMSKFIPEARLGKNLDLQDAFRLKCTVNSITRQDGTTGLMLTPLHTIVQHISTMMSLEPGDIILTGTPAGVGELKPGDSVYSELFFNGEPLVNMQFDCVKRPGPYVYRET, via the coding sequence ATGTTTAAGGTTTTTTATATATTAATTCTATGGTTTTATTGTTTTACGTGCTTCCGCTGTGCGCCTATTCGTCCTGTAGGTACTGGACGATGGCGCCTCGGCATTCTGCGAGGCTGTACTTATCTTGGAATTTTCAGCCGTTTGTTTGGTTCTTCTCACAAAGGCTCCTTGACTACCAcacatcaacaaaaattgGGCAAGGGCTGCCATCAGAGCAAAATGGACTATTCGTACCTCAAAGCTGCCCGCAAGATCGTCTGCATTGGTAGGAACTACGCTGCCCATGTTAAAGAGCTAAACAACCCATTCCCCAAGCAaccattcttcttcttaAAGCCCTCCTCAAGTATTGTCACTCCGCATGATAAACAAGCACCTCAGGAGACCAGGCAGCACGCAGAGTGTAGCTACCGCGGTTTGAATGCCGATGGAACAAACCCTGGAGCAATCATGATACCCGAAGGAGTCAAGGTGCATCACGAAGTTGAATTGGCCTTGATCATAGGTGACTACATTTCAAACGCATCTCCTAGCGCATTCGGGCCCAAAGAACTGCGCCGCGCTATCAGTGGGATAGCCTTGTCGCTGGATCTGACCGCCCGTAATGTACAGGATGAGGCTAAGCGCAAAGGTCTGCCCTGGTCGATTGGAAAAGGCTTCGATACATTTTTGCCAATGTCGAAGTTTATTCCGGAAGCGAGACTAGGCAAAAACCTGGATCTTCAGGATGCTTTTCGGCTCAAGTGCACGGTAAATTCTATCACCAGGCAAGACGGCACAACCGGCCTGATGCTAACGCCGCTGCACACCATTGTGCAGCACATCTCGACGATGATGTCGCTGGAACCTGGCGATATCATCCTCACCGGTACCCCAGCTGGCGTTGGTGAGCTGAAACCAGGCGACTCCGTTTACtcagagctctttttcaatggcGAGCCCCTGGTCAACATGCAGTTTGACTGTGTCAAGAGACCAGGTCCCTACGTTTACCGCGAGACGTGA